One genomic segment of Mytilus trossulus isolate FHL-02 chromosome 4, PNRI_Mtr1.1.1.hap1, whole genome shotgun sequence includes these proteins:
- the LOC134715724 gene encoding protein mono-ADP-ribosyltransferase PARP16-like, which yields MSSETVDKHSLLKDKIKCDPLSADLQWSLFVGALQSYRFDTVLRPFPPSFCLDNGEKDIKRLEQCADKVTSLQDLLKKSDICEEILDLVSWVLDKQFKICSTQDIGFEDLKKLTKDTGTCTKPDYIFEVLPSESARAAFEAKRDGRALMYAYHGSRFENFHSILHNGLISHMNKISVFGEGTYLSSELSVSLHYSPMGLGWEHSTLGKKISCVALCEMIDDSAVKCQTKTDDNQNRSRATGSMAGEVPDKYYVVQNNEVIRIKYLLVYAQKSAPSRSLTSCWVSWLHQHKFAVMMILYILILGLVGLANSRTFKYYFRKYFKTR from the exons ATGTCAAGTGAAACAGTTGACAAACACTCGTTGctgaaagataaaataaagtGTGACCCACTTTCTGCAGACTTGCAATGGAGCTTATTTGTTGGTGCTCTTCAAAGCTACAGATTCGACACAGTGCTTCGGCCTTTCCCACCATCATTTTGTTTAGATAATGGCGAAAAGGATATCAAACGATTG GAGCAATGTGCAGATAAAGTTACCAGTTTACaagatttattgaaaaaatctgaTATTTGCGAAGAAATCCTAGACCTTGTCTCATGGGTATTAGATAAGCAGTTTAAGATATGTTCTACACAGGATATTGGA ttcGAGGATCTGAAGAAATTAACCAAAGACACAGGTACTTGTACTAAGCCAGACTACATATTTGAAGTTTTACCCAGTGAATCAGCAAGAGCTGCCTTTGAAGCAAAAAGAGATGGGAGAGCACTGATGTATGCATATCACGGAAGTAGATTTGAAAACTTCCATTCTATACTTCACAATGGGTTGATTTCACATATGAATAAG aTTTCTGTATTTGGAGAAGGAACATATCTATCCAGTGAATTGTCTGTGTCTTTGCACTACAGTCCCATGGGTTTAGGCTGGGAACATAGTACCTTAGGAAAGAAAATCAGTTGTGTGGCCTTGTGTGAAATGATTGATGATTCAGCTGTTAAATGTCAAACAAAAACAG ATGATAACCAGAACAGGTCAAGAGCTACAGGGAGCATGGCTGGAGAAGTTCCAGATAAATATTATgttgtacaaaacaatgaagtTATTCGCATCAAATATTTACTGGTTTATGCACAGAAATCTGCCCCTTCCAG gtCATTGACAAGTTGCTGGGTGTCATGGTTACATCAACATAAGTTTGCTGTTATGATGATCttgtatatattaatattaGGACTAGTAGGATTAGCAAATTCTcgaacttttaaatattatttcaggaaatattttaaaacaagataa